The DNA window ATCCTTTGACAACAATTGTTCACAATCGTTCTGTAAAggaaaatgacaaagcaaaaatgaaAGACAACGATAAGTTAATAAACCCATTTATACGTAGAGATAGGTTACAGTGAAAAcagacatacatactgtacatacagtcagGACAAAGTTGTTCTTCCTCCTGCAATACCAATGTAGAATACCATCTGAATTAGACTTTGTGCAAATGATTAGTGAGCCGTTTAGAAACTAGCTCCATCTCCTACCAAAACCTAATATACACAAATACACTGATTACTGACAGTCAAAGCATCATGGATCACTGATAGGTGAAGCTATCATGTGTTCTTATTACTTCAGAAATTGAACCATTTACTGTACATGCTTTAGTTCAGACCACTGGGTTTAACCAATAAATGATTGACATATGACCGGATACCATTCTCACACCACACCTTCAACACTGCTCCAAACTTGTCTTCTTTCTCCAATTTCTCAAACTTTTGTTAATTTCAGTTCATGTCAATTTGTTTGAGAGACTAAcagtgtggttctgtgtgtgtgtgtgtgtgtgtgtgtgtgttagaagggAGTGGTTGGGCAAATGCAGGATGGAACTCCTCTTCTCCAAATGAGGCCGCATGTGTGTTCCAGCTCTGAATATACACAGTCATGGTTTTCATAAAGCGTTaagacaacatgaccaaggatatcaaaTGAAGCACAAAAACACTTGCACAATTTCCtgtacaaaaacaacaacaataaaacaaGTATTCAAAAAATCTCGTCCATTCGCAGATGGCTCTGATGGAGAGCATGCATGCAAGGTTTCACTCTCATTGACAATTGAGCGTCACATCACAGCTAGAGACAAAAGTTGACATGTGTTACAAGAACATTAGCCCTACCGCTAGGCAAAAAAACACCATTACATCACCACCGGGTTCTAAATCTAACCCGTCAGTGTCCATGGTTTTGAGACCTCTTGAATGATACATGGCAATGCATGACCGCTGGGATTGGATTTCCCCTTAATGTACAGCCTGCCTACCCTACACAACCTATTCCTCAAAGGCCTTAAACAGTCTTCCAATTATAACACTCTCAgtactggggagagagagagagaggctcgtTAGTAATATGGATTAAACTGGACATGTTCAGTGGACATAACAGAAGACAAGACCAAAGCAATATGCCAGATATGAAGAAAAAAATAGAGGTACGTTTCTATTTTTAACTTGCAACTTAGGCCAAACAGTCTAATTTAATCCTGAACGTATCCctgaccactgtgtgtgtgtgtgtgtgtgtgtgtgtgtgtgtgtgtgtgtgtgtgtgtgtgtgtgtgtgtggggtgcaAGTAAAGTGACTTCTATAAATTGTTAAAGAGGCACAGAAAACTCTTAAAAACCTACAGCTTAGAAACATAGATTGGTCACATAACCAATGAATGCTGGCCAGTCCACTAACGACTGACCACTGCACTGTAATAAGAGTTCATAAGCAGCACtgctgattggttagttgttGTGGTATGAGGTAATCTGAAGCCTTCACAGGGGGCTACAAAGCTTTAGCACAGGCTGGTATCACAGTAAGACTAAGGATGGAAAAAAAAGGGGCTCAAAAAGCACTGGCACAAATGACTTCATCACAGTAAACTGTACAGGCGTCATCATCCACCTGTAACAACAGCTTTAATGACCATGACTAAAATACCaactactgtaacactcagccatTTGACAGTGTGCTTCTTCAAGAATTCCAATTCAACCCAAACAGGACAAAACTGATAGAAACGATGGGTTCTGTAGGTTATAAAGAGTCAAGCACAGATCAAGTTCAAAGCACGGATATGCAATATTCAAATGTGACCGGGTCAAAATGACCTTGTTTTTAAGACTAAGACCGACCGTTCAAAATGGAGGGATTTAGTTTAATTCCTCCTAACGGGAGCAAAGGGTTCAAGAGTGGATCTCTCGCACACACGAAACCATTTAGCCACTCATGAGAACACGATATCCTAACACGCAGCAATATGACATCACAGTGAGGGGGCGCAACGCCACTGGGGCTCGCCGTGTGATTACCCACAATGTAACATGGGTAGGGATCATTACCTGGAGAGGGTttttgtctccatggtgaccTACATCCTAATCTCGCCAGAGCGGCTTGCaccttaaccccccccccctccccccaaaccATATCGCTATCATTACCTGGATGCGCCACCTGCCATCACTGACAAGCACCTCTCCCATTTTGTATTCTTTGTTTTTAGTTTTCTCATAGCCGTTTGTCATCGTCGTTGTATTAATGTGGTTTTGTTGCAGTCTACCTGATGCTATGACATCTCTCTTTCTTTGTACCATTCCACAAACTCATCCAACAAAACGGGCCCTgacaaaaggagagagaaaagaaggatCGCGTTAGAGCACTGATCCCTTGTACCACTTAGGGAATGAGtgagtgtgtattagtgtgtgtgtatgtgtccactTACAGGCTCCATCCTCATCATAGTTACTAAGGTCTAGGTTGATTGTCCTGCTGAACTCTAGAACGTTGCACCACTGGTCTTTGTTGATAACCTTATACTTGGATTGCTgaatgacagacaggacaggcagtCAATACATAGTGACAAAACCGTGTCAAATGTTGTATGTACGGTATCAAGTTGAATGTTACACAGGTCAGTTAGACACCATACCTCTAAAAACTGATTGAATACAGGGAACAGTGGCCACGTCTTCCCCAGGAGAAGCCCCAGCATGCATTTGGCTGTGTTCAGGTCTAAACTCCTCTGGTCCTTTTCCTACAAAATCAGAAATGATTTTGTATCACGGAAATTCAGCTTTACAGCGTGactgaaatttaaaggcaatgttcccgctttAGCGGAGACTGCCTTCCCTGTAAATACGTCGGCTCAAAcggaaatgacctttacatttaTTCTGCGGAGTCTGTAATGCCTCAGctttacagattgaatagagccctaacagATGTATCAGAAGTCAGGGGTGAAATATGACTGACTCAATAGAAAGAGCAGTACTCATGATGAGAGCTTCAGTCATGCAAGACAAATAGGAAAGTCATCTTCAGACACTCAAAACTAAGAGCTGACAGCACAGACGTCACTTATCCCTTGTGTTTATTTCTACAAATGGTAATAGTTTCATTTGTCTGTCATCTTTCGTGTGTTGAATCTAAACATCAACAAATAAATATAACAGTCAAAATAAATATCCCAGTCAGAGGAAATCTAGTGAGAATACTGCAGATGCGGCTTTGTCTCACTCACCCGAGCAAAATCGAAGGCGTATCTGTAAATGAGCTTAAAGTTGGTGGTGTCGTTTAGGACAGACCTCAAGTAGTCCAGGGAGTTCCTCAGCCTCTCTGTGGAGTCGCACCTGACAacgccagagagacagactagagtCCCGGCTGACAGAGTACAGACTGTTGACTATAAAACAGACAGTTGAATATAAAGTAGACTATACAGACAGAGGCAGTCTATAAACCCAGTCTGGGGTAAGCACCATTTTGTACATGGCACAGCTAGAAAAGGACAAACTGTAGGGATAGACACACATAACACACGTACAGTAAAACACACAAACTGAGAGCAGAGACTTACTGCAGGGAGCCCATGCCTTTCAACCACTCCTGTAGAGTGAAGTAGCCCATACTCTGGGCATCCAGCTTCCAGGCCAAAACCAGCATCACCACCTGTtcacaaagaacagcatacactCACACGCTATAACACAATGAGATGATTACTTTTCAATGAGTCATTTTCATCTTTGTGCCATCTCTGAATAACAGAGCTGTACCCAACTATAACCACCAAGTGCATGCACATGTGGATGGATTACAAATGTCATGTCTATGTAGATGGGTGACTAGCCATCCTTACATTCTCTGGTTCCACTCCAATATCTTCACAGAACTTCTCCATTCCCTCTGGCCCCACGACATCATCACAGCCTATCAAagatacacacatatatatacagggcCATTATTTATGACATCATCCACTCCTACCAGAAACAAACACATAGGATTAATCTCTGATATTATGACAGCATAGTATGCCACAGACACAACAATGCTATGACATCACAACCATAGAGATTCTATTATATTTACATGGTGTGATATCATAATGTGGAGGTCAAAGCAGTCCCTATTATGACATCGCATCACGAAAACTATGATTGTAATCGCTATTGTTATGATGTCATAGAATTCTATGACATAGAATGAGGTAACAAAGTATTCTGACATCATCACAGCAAAAATTACAATCACAATGCGTACATACATACGTAACAATTCTCTATGACCCTATCCCACCTGCAGGTGACAAACACAAAACATTCATCTATGACATCATTTCAGCAAGCAAGAGACATCCTTTATGAAGCAATCAATGATGCCCGATTCACAGCTCTCACGCAGTACAATTCAACTATGACATGAAAACCCAAATCTAAAAGTAACAAAGGTATTTACACCATTATGGTCAGTGTGCTGATATAAACTGATAGAGAATTGCAAAATGTATATTTACAAACCTTGAGTCTCACCTGCGTACTCATAGAACCACTCCAGACATCTTTTACTGGAGAAGGTCTCTTCCTCTCGGATTTGTGGTGCCTCATGTTTTCTAAAAACACTGCATTTTGAAAAAGACCATTCAGACACAATCTACGGCACTGCACACCCAGCATATTTCACACATTACTGCGGGTGCTGGGAATACAGTGTGACCTCAAATCCTACCGTCTAGGAGCATATCAAACACTACGATGTAGAAAAAAGTTAATCCTGACAAATAACTATTGGATGAGCTATGTGATGGAAAGTCCTCTTGCTGCTCTTTTGGATTTCTAAGCTGACAATGAAGTATGCAAATCCACTGGGGAGACAAATCACGTGTCATCACGCATGCATACCGTTTCAGTGAACAGTTGAAAATCCAGAACAAAAATTGCACGCAATTGCGTAACATACTGGATTAGGTTCTGGGGGAGATGTATGAGAAAAAAAGATACTGGACTGAGGAGCAAAAGCAGGGTGGTAGCTCCACCCGCCTCTCTCTGCAAGGCTATGGGTCAAACGTACCCTCCCCTTCCCGAATTTTCGATAAGACGCGCACACCCGCTAAATCAAGACTTGTTCAAATAACCAGTGACAAAAACCTGCGCACATCAACAACTGTTATTCGCTATGCCTCGATCAGACTGACAGCGTCTTTGCATCAACGCTTTGTAATTAAAATGACACAGCATTTTTATTATGCAATCCAAAAATGTTtactggatatgtgtgcaacaaaagttcaacatccACCTTTTGCTACTATTTCTGTCAAGCCCGACGCATACAATTTGATGCATACGTTGGATATATAGACCACAAAGAATGCACTGCAACTCCCTCCGCAAGgtaatgctgcaaggcaaacacaGCGTTTatttggaaatgaatgtacttctggtgtcGGTGTGATGGAGGTGTTATTCACCCCCGTCTTTTGACAGACGTTACGTAGCCTGTCCACGAGTGATTAGTGAATCTAAATAAGTTGGATATAATTCCTCTTATTGTGTAAAACCTGATGTAACTGATGCATTCGTTGGTGTAGCAGGTTGGTAGTACCTGTCCTGGCGACTCTTCTTAGCTGACAGATCATCTCCAGTAGTGGGTCTCCTCTTTTTCCTCGGAGGCATGGCTCTGGAGCGGCAGGCTGAGAGAAACACAatccgagagagacagagagtgaggagagagatatagagaacaGCAACCAGGTTTTTATGCGAGTAAATACATGTCAGATAGAAAATGTATTGACAGGCCGTGATGGAAACAGCAAATTTgtcggtaaactttccaaatgtcgacaaaacaagaCACGCTAggcaaggtgggatctttttgcgTCGGTAAAATGTATTATGTGAGAAATGTCCATGGAAATGCCTTTATGCGCAAATAGCCATCACATCGAAGTAAACGTGggagtcacgcgatgatatgttgtgtggtcctcccaccacGACTTGGAAACGTATGCAGTTAGACTACAGAttaaataagttatgatgaacttcccAGGTTGGTGAAAGAGCGCaatgatgagcttgatgctcctttcaatAAATATGgaaggtcttattctggtgacatgatgatcgatgcttgactgccatttgacaaataaataTAATGGTGCTctttttgtccataataatctcatcatgtaggctatacccgcacggtatctgtgagctgttggctagagctaACTTGCCAAGGCCAGAGTGGGAAAATTCGCTATATAATCAAAAGGATTGTGACAAAACAATCAGTAGGGTATAAAATTCAAtagaaacccatttaacttgtctTTTTCTtttggtacatgggaatttaacagcAAAAGTCATTTtcatgtgcactacgtcatcacgcacagcctttaATCAATTAGATGGAAACACACATGTGGTGGGAAAATGATAATATTGTGTTAAAACCTgccgccaattggatggaaacctagctagtaaGTGTCATGTGGGTCTGCATTAAGGTGCAGGCAGGGTCGGTACCTGTGGAGTGACCGTCCTGTCCAACGTCCTCCGTCAGGTTCTGAGTGGAGAGATAAATGGAACTATATTAGGCAACCCCCaccaagagacacacacacacacacacacacacacacagcagcaccgGCGTTTGCATGCAGTGAGCAAGGGAAGGGTGTGAGGGGAGGCCTGCGCTCTCATTTCCTCAAGCTTGTAACCTTTAGAGATGCAGTTAttatttcagagagagagagggaggagagaaataggaTGAGAGAAAGGATGAATTAATCCCTTTTAAGTATCCATCCAGGAATAGAAAAATCTATCCATGTCTATAACTCATTAATAACTAGGATTCATTTGTAGATAGGGGTAAATGTCCATGATCAAATTCTTAGCGTTTTGCCAGAGTAACTCCATAATGTAAACTGTTGGAACAGGTGGCTGGTACTCATATGTCACATGAAAAACACATAATGGTATGAGGGCAAAATGCTTTTACCAGCCTGTGCAGGGTGTGGTAGATTTTGTGGATGCTGGCCAGTGTAGAAAAATGGGAGTTCAGCTGAAAATCTAAAGGAGGAAAAGTACATTTCAGCACATCTCTAAATGTAACACCACTACATGACATGCATTAGATATGGAACAGACGCGCAACAGTAGGCAATATTAAACAATTATCTGCTTCTCAGAGAAACATAACCTTCTCACAGAAATATAGGTTTCCCAGGGCACTGATAGCTGGGAGAACTCACCATCTGCTACCCACAGCCTGCCTACATCATCATGCTCCTCCCTCTGTCATAGGGGTCACATCTTTGCATTCAGCCAATAGGAATGAGAAGGTATGCATGTAACCATATTAATCACCTTCATGATTTGCATCAAAGTAGTTGGGATGACTAAATAGTGATGTCAAACAGCCATAACTGCACATAATCAATGCCTTTCATCGTGATGGGATTGACAATAAAATGTTCATTTTTATGCTGAGCAGTTATAATCGTTCAGTAGGCATAATACCAACAAGAAATAGGTATGAAGGACTGTAGCTACGTAGCTACATTAgaatacagtaatataatacagtaGTCTACAGTCAGATCATGAGCAGGATTGACAGATGAGGATTGTAATCAAACGTAACAGGGTTCACAGAACGCCAGACAAAAAAGTAGAGTGGTCGATTATGATTAAACACCACGCCGACATGGCCTATCCAATAAAACATGTAATCTTCTCATCTGCGCTCACAAAGTGTCATTTTCGTTTTTAATCCGTTTCTTTAGTCAAAACGCTCACACACCTAGATCAACGAAAGGCCGAACCTCATGATAGCACTAACTGAATAGACTACTTAAAATAGCaatacagacacacaacttgcACAGAGTTTACAAAGTAtctggagagtagagggagacatTATGGTTGTTGTAGTCCATTTCCTGGATCAAGGCTCTAAGATCTTGATCAATGGAGAGTGGAGTAAGACTACAATTCCCGCCCTCAGAAATTAACATTTCATTCTGCACCCCTCTCCTGACACTCACCCCAACTGATGAATGCATATTATATCGATACAAAAATGTCACATCCTATGGAATAGTGCATGCAAGTATCTTATGGTTCTCTTGCAACAGTTGATGTATATGACGCGCAGTCGGCCAGCTCTATTGCAGCAAGCATAGAAATATATTTTACAGAACTGCGTCACAATTTTCATCCTCTGTAATTTTCCGCAGTTGACTGGAAAACTGACCTATTTAGCCGACACAACATTGTTCCAAGTGTAACTTGCTTTGCAGTAGCACTTCATTCCCGTCCGTAAATAAGCGACAAAATAGCAGTATAATAGGTCGACAATAATTACATATTTAGCTGATGTATTCAACCGAATTAGTAGCCTTTGCAACGTTAGTTGTCCTAACAATAAGTCAACAAAAAGTGCGTACATTCAGCAATAACACAGTACAGTCCCTTTGTTGCGCCCCAAGACAACACTTGGAAATACAAAGAGAATGGCAATAGACAGATAGTCTGCACATACCTCTATTTGACACTCGATTAACAGCTAAATCTAAAGGTAAACAGATAGATGCAATAGATCCGGTCGCTGTTACGTAAGTTATCAATACGAGGAGCCTAAACACATCAAAAGCCACTACTATAGCTACTTACTTGCCGCATCAGAGTGCATTTTTATGAAACACACAACTGCCTGTGTGAAGTCCGCAGACCGGCCAGTAGGCGGGACATGTCAACATAACCAATGCCCACAGATGATTTGGGTGGACAAGGAACCTAGTAGCCGCACCCCTACTCCTTCATAATAGGCTGTCTCTGGTGTCATGTAGGAAATCTGAAGACAAAGAATTTAGACCCTCCTTTGGGTGAACGTGAGAGGTCAAAATTCCAAACCAGGCCATCCCACCGCTGAAGTTCATTGGCTAGGAAAAGTACCTACGTAAGTCAATGGGAGAGTTCGATTAAGCTGCCTCGGTTTGAACCGAACTATGGCCCAACACGTGACCGGGCGAAACCGGTGAGCGAGGCACGCTcttttcaaatcaaacagtaatCTGCGCCGCTCAGTCATATTGTGAATAGTGCAGCATCGTTCAGAAACATACATCTATTTTTTCCTAAAATATATATGCTCGAATTTTCAAACTGGTTTTCATTGTGACGGCAGATAAAGCGTTTTTTTATCTTAATCAATCACTTTTGCATGTGTTAACACATAATCATACTCGTTACTCCACGACCTTAACCCGAagtcacttttgttttgagccgaCTTCTCCGCCGGCCAAAACGGAGCACCCGGCTCATGCCCGGGATGCAGCCCGGTTCCAAATGGACGCAATCAACGCTAAGCCGGTTCACCCGGGGAATGCCCTGAGCATTAATCGAATCCCCTCACTAATCGGAATTTCCTCGTGCAAGAACGAAAACCAACCCACGATGGA is part of the Oncorhynchus keta strain PuntledgeMale-10-30-2019 chromosome 26, Oket_V2, whole genome shotgun sequence genome and encodes:
- the LOC118359043 gene encoding DCN1-like protein 4 isoform X1; protein product: MHSDAANFQLNSHFSTLASIHKIYHTLHRLNLTEDVGQDGHSTACRSRAMPPRKKRRPTTGDDLSAKKSRQDSVFRKHEAPQIREEETFSSKRCLEWFYEYAGETQGCDDVVGPEGMEKFCEDIGVEPENVVMLVLAWKLDAQSMGYFTLQEWLKGMGSLQCDSTERLRNSLDYLRSVLNDTTNFKLIYRYAFDFAREKDQRSLDLNTAKCMLGLLLGKTWPLFPVFNQFLEQSKYKVINKDQWCNVLEFSRTINLDLSNYDEDGAWPVLLDEFVEWYKEREMS
- the LOC118359043 gene encoding DCN1-like protein 4 isoform X2, which gives rise to MHSDAANFQLNSHFSTLASIHKIYHTLHRLNLTEDVGQDGHSTACRSRAMPPRKKRRPTTGDDLSAKKSRQDSVFRKHEAPQIREEETFSSKRCLEWFYEYAGCDDVVGPEGMEKFCEDIGVEPENVVMLVLAWKLDAQSMGYFTLQEWLKGMGSLQCDSTERLRNSLDYLRSVLNDTTNFKLIYRYAFDFAREKDQRSLDLNTAKCMLGLLLGKTWPLFPVFNQFLEQSKYKVINKDQWCNVLEFSRTINLDLSNYDEDGAWPVLLDEFVEWYKEREMS
- the LOC118359043 gene encoding DCN1-like protein 4 isoform X3, with the protein product MPPRKKRRPTTGDDLSAKKSRQDSVFRKHEAPQIREEETFSSKRCLEWFYEYAGETQGCDDVVGPEGMEKFCEDIGVEPENVVMLVLAWKLDAQSMGYFTLQEWLKGMGSLQCDSTERLRNSLDYLRSVLNDTTNFKLIYRYAFDFAREKDQRSLDLNTAKCMLGLLLGKTWPLFPVFNQFLEQSKYKVINKDQWCNVLEFSRTINLDLSNYDEDGAWPVLLDEFVEWYKEREMS